In Thermosphaera sp., a genomic segment contains:
- the twy1 gene encoding 4-demethylwyosine synthase TYW1 has product MTLNFNEIRKKREAFWDSSPVYKAIYNKLVKQGYHLIGTVGAVKRCHWTKEAVTRKRFCYKCLWYGIESHRCIQMTPVVAWCWNRCLHCWRIQPEDIGMPWDDTRPPVVDDPEVLVEESIRVHKEIMAGYKGNPHADPAMVEEALNPKHAAISLTGEPLLYPRLSELIEEYHKRGLTTFLVTHGTRPDVLKSLTVEPSQLYISIESWNKESYEQFNRPLVPRAWELFQETLELIPSFRAPTVFRITLVKGYNDSEKALEGFSKIVEKAQPTYIELKAYMFLGGSRGRLQHFNMPIHEEVRKTAEILASKTGYKILSESVPSRIVLLSRVDKPIRHGKGCPDGVEHPEKYAPALTRDYEEIED; this is encoded by the coding sequence ATGACATTAAACTTCAACGAGATAAGGAAAAAACGGGAAGCCTTCTGGGATAGTAGCCCCGTTTATAAGGCGATCTATAACAAGCTTGTGAAGCAAGGCTATCATTTAATAGGGACTGTTGGCGCGGTCAAAAGATGTCACTGGACCAAAGAAGCTGTAACGAGAAAGAGGTTCTGCTACAAATGCTTATGGTATGGAATAGAGAGCCATAGATGCATTCAAATGACTCCGGTTGTAGCATGGTGCTGGAATAGATGTCTGCATTGCTGGAGAATACAGCCGGAGGATATTGGAATGCCCTGGGATGATACCCGGCCTCCCGTAGTGGATGATCCCGAGGTATTGGTTGAAGAGAGCATTAGAGTGCACAAGGAGATCATGGCAGGCTACAAGGGAAATCCCCACGCCGATCCAGCTATGGTGGAGGAGGCGCTAAACCCTAAGCACGCTGCCATCAGCTTGACCGGTGAGCCCCTCTTATATCCTCGATTATCTGAACTCATCGAGGAATATCATAAGCGAGGACTTACCACCTTTCTCGTTACACATGGTACTAGACCTGATGTGTTAAAGTCATTAACGGTTGAACCATCTCAACTCTACATAAGCATTGAGTCTTGGAACAAGGAGTCTTATGAACAATTCAATAGACCTCTTGTTCCTAGAGCCTGGGAGCTGTTCCAGGAGACATTAGAATTGATCCCCTCATTCAGGGCGCCAACAGTTTTCAGAATAACGTTGGTCAAGGGATACAATGATAGCGAAAAAGCTCTAGAAGGCTTTTCCAAGATTGTTGAGAAGGCTCAACCAACTTACATAGAGTTGAAAGCGTACATGTTCTTGGGAGGAAGTAGGGGACGTTTACAACATTTTAACATGCCAATTCACGAGGAGGTCCGTAAAACTGCGGAGATTCTAGCGAGCAAGACTGGGTACAAAATATTAAGCGAAAGCGTTCCCAGTAGAATCGTCCTGCTTAGCAGAGTGGACAAACCAATAAGACACGGAAAAGGTTGTCCAGACGGTGTTGAGCATCCGGAGAAATACGCTCCTGCATTGACCCGAGATTACGAGGAAATCGAAGACTGA
- the metG gene encoding methionine--tRNA ligase, with amino-acid sequence MNTFYITTPIYYPNGPPHIGHAYTTVYADVLARFARLIEKDVFFLTGNDEHGLKIQRYAEKVGKTPKEVVDEMAVVYRDYWLKLNISYDYFIRTTDTVHERVVSECFQKLYKKGYVYKDKYGGLYCVECEKYYTPGEYLEIEGKPYCPIHNKPLEFLEEETYYFKLSDFKDYLLHVLKNNEIVYPPEYSVEVASRIEREGLRDLSIARPVERVSWGIRVPFDPNYVIYVWFDALLNYITGSGYLQEPARFEKYWGSVHHVVGKDILWFHTAVWFSILKALDLPLPRRVLVHAFLVNKGLKIGKSAGNVISIDDLLVRYNGSDGVRYVLSRVFNMNKDSEVSFELMDSIYNDELADTYGNLVRRVGALALKKLRGKIYRREIDKKLSELITVKISNYLEKMEAYDVSGAIVQIMDLLREGNAYVNEVKPWEKEDPSKELYGLLELIRASTIALSPFIPNSAVKVAENFGFKIENPAKLQLGSLERYSIRDAPILFKKVLPQQAT; translated from the coding sequence ATGAACACGTTTTACATTACAACACCCATATATTATCCGAACGGTCCCCCGCACATAGGACATGCTTATACAACTGTATACGCTGACGTTTTAGCCAGATTTGCTAGATTGATTGAGAAAGACGTGTTTTTCCTTACCGGAAACGATGAACACGGGTTGAAAATTCAAAGATACGCTGAAAAAGTTGGAAAAACGCCAAAAGAAGTGGTTGATGAGATGGCGGTTGTGTATAGGGATTACTGGCTAAAGCTTAACATCTCATACGACTACTTCATCCGGACTACTGATACAGTCCACGAGAGGGTTGTATCAGAGTGTTTCCAAAAACTTTACAAAAAAGGATATGTTTACAAGGATAAATATGGTGGATTATATTGCGTGGAGTGTGAAAAATACTATACGCCTGGAGAATACCTGGAGATTGAAGGTAAGCCTTATTGCCCGATTCATAATAAGCCTTTAGAGTTCTTAGAAGAGGAGACCTATTACTTCAAGCTCAGCGATTTTAAGGATTATTTACTCCACGTATTAAAGAACAATGAAATAGTTTACCCGCCCGAGTACTCGGTGGAAGTTGCATCGCGAATCGAGAGAGAGGGGCTAAGAGACCTCTCAATAGCTAGACCCGTCGAGAGAGTTTCCTGGGGGATTAGGGTTCCATTCGACCCTAACTACGTTATATATGTCTGGTTTGACGCCCTCCTCAATTATATAACGGGATCAGGATACCTGCAGGAACCCGCAAGGTTTGAAAAGTATTGGGGTAGCGTTCACCACGTGGTGGGAAAGGACATTCTATGGTTTCACACAGCAGTGTGGTTTTCTATTTTGAAGGCGTTGGACCTACCATTGCCTCGCAGAGTGCTCGTTCACGCCTTCCTCGTAAATAAAGGCTTGAAGATAGGGAAAAGTGCTGGAAATGTTATTTCCATAGACGACCTACTCGTGAGATATAATGGATCAGATGGTGTGAGATATGTACTCTCTCGCGTATTCAATATGAACAAAGACAGCGAGGTATCGTTTGAACTAATGGACTCCATATACAATGACGAACTGGCCGACACCTATGGAAACCTTGTCAGAAGGGTCGGAGCCTTAGCCTTGAAAAAGTTGAGGGGCAAGATTTATCGTAGAGAAATAGATAAGAAACTATCGGAGTTAATTACCGTTAAAATAAGCAATTACCTGGAGAAGATGGAAGCATACGACGTCTCAGGTGCCATTGTTCAAATAATGGATCTACTGAGAGAGGGCAACGCCTACGTCAATGAAGTGAAACCCTGGGAAAAAGAAGACCCAAGCAAGGAACTTTATGGTCTATTAGAATTAATTCGAGCATCAACGATAGCATTAAGTCCTTTCATTCCCAACTCGGCAGTAAAAGTCGCCGAAAACTTCGGGTTTAAAATTGAAAACCCTGCAAAGCTACAACTAGGTAGCCTTGAAAGATACAGCATTAGGGATGCCCCAATACTATTTAAAAAAGTGCTACCGCAACAAGCAACATAG
- a CDS encoding HAD family hydrolase, which translates to MKYTLIFDVDGTIIPLLVDFDSLREKIKRFLGVKEELKPLGLSLEKLQLDSALKARAWELIEEEEIDSIERLREEDYKGNVDLICDLHNSGFSIVLVTNRSQRSLELLLRKTGLNRCVDLTITREFSLDRRRQLESALKTVNGICLGFFGDTIYDETAARELGLRFRRVNSYKDLSVHVREILNTYGNS; encoded by the coding sequence TTGAAATATACTCTAATTTTCGATGTCGATGGTACCATCATCCCTTTGTTGGTTGACTTTGATTCTCTACGAGAAAAGATAAAGAGGTTCTTGGGTGTTAAAGAAGAATTAAAGCCGCTTGGCCTCTCGCTGGAGAAACTCCAGCTCGACTCTGCGCTAAAAGCTCGAGCTTGGGAACTAATTGAAGAAGAAGAAATAGACTCGATTGAGAGGTTGAGAGAGGAGGATTACAAGGGAAATGTTGACCTGATCTGTGATCTTCACAACTCTGGATTTAGCATAGTACTGGTGACAAATAGATCCCAGCGTAGCTTAGAGCTATTACTAAGGAAAACGGGGTTAAACAGGTGTGTTGACTTAACAATTACCAGGGAGTTCAGCCTCGATAGACGGAGGCAGCTGGAGAGTGCGCTCAAAACTGTAAATGGGATTTGCCTAGGGTTCTTCGGTGACACCATATACGATGAGACAGCGGCGCGAGAACTTGGGCTACGTTTTAGAAGAGTGAATTCGTATAAGGATTTGTCAGTGCATGTTAGGGAAATTCTCAATACTTACGGCAATTCATAA
- a CDS encoding CopG family ribbon-helix-helix protein, translating into MKGVKIGIYLPMDLYEEVAKSMKEMNYRSLSNIIQEALRYYLGSIQPVTDDEFIGTVLVIYDHTKKNIDRELTNIQHDFIDLISSTIHVHVDEKTCLLNIIVKGRGKEVSGLVKKIRSLHGVQVCHPFIHRVKKEVSENEHLH; encoded by the coding sequence ATGAAGGGAGTTAAAATCGGTATATACCTCCCTATGGATCTCTACGAAGAAGTCGCGAAATCAATGAAAGAAATGAATTACCGTAGCTTAAGCAACATTATTCAAGAAGCCTTGAGGTATTACCTCGGTTCTATTCAACCGGTTACTGATGATGAATTCATTGGAACCGTTTTAGTGATTTATGATCACACTAAGAAGAATATTGATCGAGAGCTCACAAACATTCAGCACGATTTTATTGATCTCATATCTTCAACAATCCATGTACACGTAGACGAAAAAACTTGCTTACTCAACATAATTGTTAAAGGACGTGGCAAAGAGGTAAGTGGTCTGGTAAAGAAAATAAGAAGTCTCCATGGAGTACAGGTTTGCCATCCATTCATCCACAGGGTTAAGAAGGAGGTGAGTGAAAATGAGCATTTGCATTAA
- a CDS encoding isoaspartyl peptidase/L-asparaginase, whose amino-acid sequence MVRALILHGGAGSWRDSRIREKAIEAVRHCVEMGWERLKNTNNSLEAVVSSVSCMEDSGYLNAGVGSVLDLNGGRSLDAGIMSSTGILGAVAGVKKIRNPVKLALFIAQETPHVLMVGDDADKYGLLKNLPLLPPPPLHVYERYLEGLKKILANEAKTEYGFQIIRFLEKNLSFKDSLIKVVGDTVGAVAIDDNNVLSAATSTGGVSFKLPGRVGDSPIPGAGFYASNNIACSATGIGEYIIRSMPCLLADLYYPNYNDPWKTAEHVLRRATELVGKDTMGFIMVDRNGRIAYAYNTEAMLVGYVNEANEIVIETEPSLPFRI is encoded by the coding sequence ATGGTTAGAGCCCTAATCCTTCACGGGGGAGCTGGGTCTTGGAGAGACTCAAGGATACGTGAGAAAGCAATTGAAGCGGTCAGGCATTGTGTAGAAATGGGTTGGGAGAGATTAAAAAACACTAATAATAGCTTAGAAGCAGTCGTCTCCTCGGTTTCCTGCATGGAGGACTCGGGCTACCTCAACGCCGGCGTGGGGTCGGTCCTAGATCTCAACGGAGGTAGGAGTCTTGATGCTGGGATAATGAGTTCCACGGGTATTTTAGGAGCAGTTGCAGGGGTTAAGAAAATCAGGAACCCTGTTAAATTAGCATTATTCATCGCTCAGGAGACACCGCATGTCTTAATGGTTGGGGATGATGCAGATAAATATGGCTTGCTTAAAAACCTTCCTCTCCTGCCACCCCCACCCCTTCATGTCTATGAAAGATACCTGGAGGGTTTGAAGAAAATCCTAGCAAATGAAGCGAAAACCGAATATGGTTTTCAAATAATAAGGTTTCTAGAGAAAAATCTCTCCTTTAAGGATTCGCTCATTAAGGTCGTCGGAGATACCGTTGGGGCTGTGGCCATAGACGATAATAATGTCCTCTCGGCAGCGACAAGCACGGGAGGCGTCTCTTTTAAACTACCGGGAAGAGTCGGGGATTCCCCAATACCGGGAGCAGGCTTCTATGCGTCTAACAACATCGCATGTAGCGCCACCGGCATCGGGGAATATATCATCAGGTCGATGCCGTGTTTGCTCGCCGACCTCTACTATCCTAATTACAACGATCCATGGAAAACTGCAGAGCATGTGTTGAGAAGAGCAACTGAACTGGTTGGAAAGGATACAATGGGTTTCATCATGGTAGATCGCAATGGCAGGATAGCATATGCTTACAATACTGAGGCCATGTTAGTTGGATATGTTAACGAGGCCAATGAGATAGTGATAGAAACAGAGCCCTCTCTGCCTTTTAGAATCTGA
- a CDS encoding chromate transporter: MVTLLELFLEFLKIGAIMFGGGYGGISLMYKELVELKGWIREQEFVEILGVAESTPGPIAINSATWIGFKLGGIPGSILATLGVVTVPYLVIISIVLALHPYMDHEIIRTAFRGINAAVVALILYALINVARATLIDKTSGFVDYVSLGIFLLAFVILYFLRQHPIVSIVVSATISLVLKFLLGI; the protein is encoded by the coding sequence ATGGTTACGTTGTTGGAGCTGTTCTTGGAATTCCTTAAAATAGGTGCTATAATGTTTGGAGGAGGCTATGGTGGAATATCATTAATGTACAAGGAACTCGTAGAGTTGAAAGGGTGGATTCGAGAACAAGAGTTTGTCGAGATTCTAGGAGTTGCAGAGAGCACGCCGGGTCCCATAGCAATCAACTCTGCAACATGGATCGGGTTTAAACTGGGCGGTATACCTGGCTCCATACTGGCAACATTGGGTGTTGTTACAGTCCCCTATCTTGTGATAATATCTATCGTTCTAGCTCTCCATCCATATATGGACCATGAAATTATCAGAACAGCTTTCAGAGGTATAAACGCGGCTGTGGTGGCATTGATTCTCTACGCGCTTATAAATGTTGCTAGAGCTACTTTGATCGACAAGACCTCGGGGTTTGTAGATTATGTTTCCCTAGGCATATTCTTGCTTGCGTTTGTGATCCTGTATTTCCTTAGGCAACACCCAATAGTCTCTATAGTGGTTTCAGCAACTATTAGCTTAGTTTTAAAATTTCTACTAGGTATATAG
- a CDS encoding ROK family protein: METGLYIAVDLGASKTRIALCSRDSIIEKIVEPTPRSGDENTIAEFIWKKVNHRFETYLNKVKAIGVATIGPLNIEKGRVVNTPNLPFKEINLLEPLTEFSGRQVFVANDAVAAAWGEKHYGLGRGFKNIIYLTLSTGVGAGVIVDDHLLIGKNGNAHEIGHIIVDFDSELECGCGGKGHWEAYAGGKNLPRVALWVSSKYKIRSTLYEYLTKNPEASAKEIFQYYKEGDPLAIHVVNLFVKASRAGIASIINSYDPEILILGGGIILNNRDILIEKLLDNLHADLVTAMPIVKITGFGDDVGLYGALALATHPPEELLKVQHL, from the coding sequence ATGGAGACAGGACTTTACATAGCCGTAGATCTAGGGGCCTCTAAAACTAGAATCGCACTGTGTTCGAGGGACTCTATTATCGAGAAAATAGTCGAACCCACACCTAGGAGCGGCGATGAGAATACAATAGCAGAGTTTATTTGGAAAAAAGTCAATCATCGCTTCGAAACCTATCTGAACAAAGTTAAAGCCATAGGAGTAGCCACAATAGGCCCTCTGAACATTGAAAAAGGAAGAGTCGTAAACACTCCCAACCTCCCTTTTAAGGAAATAAATCTCTTGGAGCCTCTAACAGAATTCTCGGGACGCCAAGTATTCGTTGCAAACGATGCAGTTGCTGCTGCCTGGGGCGAAAAACACTATGGTTTAGGGAGGGGTTTTAAAAATATAATATATTTAACACTGAGCACGGGTGTTGGAGCGGGTGTTATCGTGGATGATCATTTATTGATCGGTAAGAACGGTAACGCTCATGAAATCGGTCATATTATTGTTGATTTCGACTCTGAGCTTGAATGCGGATGTGGCGGAAAAGGGCACTGGGAGGCCTACGCAGGCGGCAAAAACCTTCCTAGAGTTGCATTATGGGTTTCCTCAAAATACAAAATCAGATCCACCCTTTATGAATATTTAACTAAAAACCCTGAAGCCTCTGCTAAGGAAATATTTCAATATTATAAGGAGGGAGACCCGCTAGCCATTCATGTTGTGAACTTATTTGTAAAAGCATCGAGGGCAGGTATCGCATCTATTATTAATTCATACGATCCTGAGATTCTAATTCTCGGAGGAGGGATTATCTTGAATAATAGAGACATTTTAATAGAAAAACTCTTAGATAACCTCCACGCTGACCTTGTCACAGCAATGCCCATTGTGAAAATCACTGGGTTTGGAGATGATGTCGGATTATATGGAGCGCTGGCGCTTGCAACTCACCCACCAGAGGAGCTCTTAAAGGTTCAACATCTCTAG
- a CDS encoding radical SAM protein, with protein MNYEIILTTDRTMMSNHHGKEFLGFITTGPPIAMPEALWMFISSPKVKVDRDGRPREAPYGMRKIEAILQDHGFNAAIIDPDHLKKHLKSMKLLMLSHHDYFGYGPPSSEWWSLTGKEPLNRRSFEKLMNKPEIKHAKSKGVTIFAGGPAAWQWLYETKKIFEWGVDTIVDGEAERIIVRLVEKALNNEPLPKYVYVGVDDTPSTEEIPVIKAASVNGLVEIMRGCPRGCKFCSVTLKPLRYIPLEKILAEVKTNLSYGIRSTILHSEDVLLYHADGVKPRPDPIIKLHSEVLKLIGEKGSLAWSHVSLSALKYAEENYRLITKLMNEYILNGHRRFLGVEVGIETGSPRLAREIMRAKSLPYQLEEWPNIVEDAFKIMHENSIIPAATIILGMPGETSDDVIKTIELLDRLRGYRSIIVPMFFVPMGSMKERRWFIKDNLKKEHVDALIRMYEHTVFWAEDIINNYYLKNPASYPVRFLLKYFIRYVKKQVNKYIKIIEENIRQ; from the coding sequence ATGAATTATGAGATCATTCTAACAACTGACAGAACTATGATGAGTAATCACCATGGAAAGGAGTTCTTGGGCTTCATTACAACTGGTCCACCCATCGCAATGCCGGAGGCCCTGTGGATGTTCATATCTTCGCCGAAGGTTAAGGTGGATAGAGATGGACGCCCGCGTGAAGCACCGTATGGGATGAGAAAGATCGAAGCCATTCTTCAAGACCACGGGTTCAATGCAGCAATAATCGACCCAGATCACTTGAAAAAACATTTGAAGTCGATGAAGCTGTTGATGCTGAGCCATCACGATTATTTCGGGTATGGACCACCCAGTAGCGAGTGGTGGAGTCTAACCGGTAAAGAACCGTTGAACCGTAGAAGCTTTGAAAAACTAATGAACAAGCCGGAGATTAAACATGCAAAATCAAAAGGAGTTACTATCTTTGCAGGAGGGCCCGCAGCATGGCAATGGCTGTATGAAACGAAGAAAATATTTGAATGGGGTGTTGATACCATTGTTGATGGCGAGGCAGAAAGGATTATCGTTAGACTAGTTGAAAAAGCCTTAAACAACGAGCCCTTGCCAAAATACGTGTACGTAGGAGTTGATGATACTCCATCAACGGAAGAAATACCCGTTATAAAGGCTGCCAGCGTAAACGGACTGGTCGAGATAATGAGAGGATGCCCCAGAGGATGTAAATTCTGCAGCGTAACTCTTAAACCATTACGGTATATCCCGCTTGAAAAAATCCTAGCAGAAGTGAAAACGAATCTATCATATGGGATAAGAAGCACGATCCTGCACAGCGAGGATGTTCTTCTATACCATGCTGATGGCGTCAAGCCCCGTCCCGACCCAATAATCAAACTTCATAGCGAAGTATTGAAGCTAATAGGGGAAAAAGGCTCTCTCGCCTGGTCCCATGTCAGCCTCTCGGCTTTAAAATACGCCGAGGAAAATTACAGACTAATCACAAAATTAATGAATGAATACATCCTGAACGGGCACCGTAGGTTTTTAGGTGTGGAGGTTGGCATAGAAACCGGATCCCCGAGGCTTGCTCGCGAGATTATGCGGGCCAAATCTCTCCCATATCAATTAGAAGAGTGGCCAAACATTGTGGAAGATGCTTTTAAGATAATGCATGAGAATTCGATAATACCAGCCGCCACGATCATTCTTGGTATGCCAGGAGAAACAAGCGATGATGTGATTAAAACGATTGAACTTCTGGATAGACTCAGGGGTTATAGGAGCATCATTGTTCCCATGTTCTTCGTCCCGATGGGTTCAATGAAGGAAAGAAGGTGGTTTATAAAGGATAATCTTAAGAAAGAACACGTTGATGCCCTCATCAGGATGTACGAGCATACTGTCTTCTGGGCTGAGGACATTATAAACAATTACTATCTCAAGAACCCTGCGTCCTACCCAGTGCGATTCTTGCTAAAATATTTCATCAGGTATGTTAAGAAACAAGTAAACAAATATATCAAAATCATTGAAGAGAATATAAGACAGTAG
- a CDS encoding flavodoxin family protein translates to METSRPKILMLNASPRIYGSSNQLTFVAAKGVSDGGGIPEYINLYEKDIRPCIGCVSDGNKYCVFPCIINDDFNEIAKRILDSDGLIISTPVYWYAPSGVLKNFIDRLTSMEHMIFHKGRSLLEGKVVGFIATGLDSGVMMAISYLTITLNSMGAHIVPWSMAYSHLEDVTKDEQALRDAYNVGLIVAKTAKILKNSEHVGYEPRVNIAELVDVVRKYVDSLKKDKMERIQWLEDQLSRSSSF, encoded by the coding sequence ATGGAGACTTCAAGACCGAAAATACTGATGTTGAACGCATCTCCCAGAATATATGGTTCTTCAAATCAACTAACCTTTGTGGCGGCTAAGGGAGTAAGCGATGGAGGCGGCATTCCAGAATATATCAACTTGTATGAAAAAGACATAAGGCCTTGTATAGGATGCGTCTCGGATGGGAACAAATACTGCGTATTTCCATGCATAATAAATGATGATTTCAACGAGATCGCTAAAAGGATATTGGATTCCGACGGATTAATAATTTCAACCCCAGTCTATTGGTATGCGCCGAGCGGTGTGTTGAAAAACTTCATAGATAGATTAACAAGCATGGAGCACATGATATTTCATAAGGGGAGAAGCCTTCTAGAAGGCAAAGTAGTTGGATTTATCGCAACAGGATTGGATAGCGGGGTAATGATGGCTATCTCTTACTTGACAATAACGCTAAACAGCATGGGGGCTCACATTGTCCCATGGTCGATGGCTTACTCTCATCTCGAAGATGTTACTAAAGATGAACAGGCTCTTCGTGACGCGTACAACGTGGGTCTGATCGTAGCAAAGACGGCAAAGATCTTGAAGAACAGTGAGCATGTGGGGTACGAACCTAGGGTGAATATAGCAGAGCTCGTGGATGTAGTGAGAAAATACGTTGATTCACTAAAGAAGGACAAAATGGAAAGGATTCAATGGCTTGAAGATCAGTTGTCAAGATCTTCTTCTTTCTGA
- a CDS encoding MarR family transcriptional regulator has protein sequence MKIWIKLMTALGFPPVAGVVLAALITSKTPLNLTELSRRTGYAKSHLSQTLKLMHARNVVESYVEKKKKYYVLNMKGLLKELEQHIDNILDSLHHLSNNTNEIEFAEFYEKLSRKFKV, from the coding sequence ATGAAGATTTGGATAAAGCTTATGACTGCTTTGGGGTTTCCACCGGTTGCAGGGGTTGTACTTGCCGCGCTCATTACAAGTAAAACCCCGTTGAATTTAACTGAGCTCTCAAGGAGAACAGGTTATGCAAAGAGTCATTTGTCTCAAACATTAAAGCTGATGCACGCCCGTAACGTCGTTGAATCCTATGTTGAGAAGAAAAAGAAATATTATGTGTTGAACATGAAGGGATTGCTAAAGGAGCTTGAACAACACATTGATAATATTCTGGATTCTCTTCACCATCTCTCAAATAATACCAACGAAATAGAGTTTGCAGAGTTTTATGAAAAATTATCCAGAAAATTCAAGGTGTAG
- a CDS encoding nuclease: MSRSERLRLSDRRDIERRTLEIASILRERGYTPVVMGEFIVDPLELKTTQTHIESDKLGLVLKKTLFEKYSAPIVVVVGKNATKYIIDGHHRALVSLWLRQPVKAFLINTPAYIPGFSTSLHKVKFINPADTPRELMVWRHMVNTIHFLEEVHDLIAHLWFEDIKLTELKPTQRLVDAMAGVQAIVDEPILVYNYRGSYYVVDGHKRVCKNLLLDRERILAIVFTLDGTKIGIVERAEMIEDIFTKEACRKIFQSSISS; this comes from the coding sequence TTGTCGAGAAGTGAAAGATTGAGATTATCCGATAGAAGGGACATAGAACGACGAACTCTGGAAATAGCTTCAATACTCAGGGAGCGGGGTTACACCCCTGTTGTAATGGGAGAGTTTATCGTAGATCCGTTAGAGTTAAAAACAACACAGACGCATATTGAATCGGACAAGCTTGGGCTTGTTCTAAAGAAAACTTTATTTGAAAAGTATTCAGCGCCAATTGTGGTTGTTGTGGGAAAAAATGCAACGAAATATATTATTGACGGTCATCACAGGGCCTTAGTCTCCCTGTGGCTTCGACAACCCGTAAAAGCATTCTTGATAAATACGCCCGCTTACATACCTGGTTTTTCAACATCGCTACACAAGGTGAAGTTTATTAATCCCGCGGACACTCCTCGGGAACTTATGGTTTGGAGGCATATGGTTAACACAATACATTTTCTCGAAGAGGTTCATGATCTCATTGCTCACTTGTGGTTTGAAGATATAAAATTAACAGAACTCAAACCCACCCAGAGGCTTGTGGATGCAATGGCAGGGGTTCAAGCGATTGTTGATGAGCCAATACTTGTCTACAATTACAGGGGCTCCTACTATGTGGTAGACGGGCATAAGAGGGTTTGCAAAAACCTGCTATTAGATCGAGAGAGGATTTTAGCAATCGTCTTCACTCTTGACGGGACCAAGATAGGAATCGTCGAACGGGCTGAGATGATAGAAGATATCTTTACTAAAGAAGCGTGTAGGAAAATATTTCAGTCTTCGATTTCCTCGTAA
- a CDS encoding metal-dependent transcriptional regulator, translating to MEISIREEEYLEIIYELQECGKLKVREIARRLGVKPSSVVEFLRKLRDRGLIEYEKGGKISLTSKGLEIAKGLESKHKLLYSFLVSLGVPKEIAFRDACKMEHYLHPETLSKIKEFLVKCETAP from the coding sequence ATGGAGATTTCAATAAGAGAAGAAGAATACCTCGAGATTATATATGAGCTACAGGAATGTGGAAAACTAAAGGTGCGGGAAATAGCTAGAAGACTGGGCGTGAAGCCAAGTAGCGTTGTAGAGTTTTTGAGAAAGCTTAGAGATAGAGGGCTAATAGAATATGAGAAGGGTGGAAAAATCTCGCTCACGAGCAAGGGGTTGGAAATAGCGAAAGGCCTAGAATCCAAGCACAAGCTTCTATATTCATTTCTTGTATCTCTTGGAGTTCCGAAAGAAATAGCCTTCAGAGATGCGTGTAAAATGGAACACTACCTGCACCCTGAAACCTTATCAAAGATCAAGGAGTTCCTAGTTAAATGCGAGACTGCGCCGTAA
- a CDS encoding thioredoxin family protein — translation MCALFDPDTEAELKNIFFKWPRGLKDVLIIDEDKHGEHHSHENPLDHCHTCGEAVTLAQELSRISEGKLGFIVMRKHEAADLKPRYLPTFIYDTPSRNIRYYGLPSGQEFAPFIYAHEYIATKTLKLPEEVLEELDSIETPLHIKVFVTPECPYCSIVVDFVNQAGIRNPNLLVETIEAMENPLEADYYGVQYVPYVAITRIEDYSKYGAKPLEVIPGYLPPEEAVKIISRAARKARRVS, via the coding sequence ATGTGCGCATTATTCGATCCGGATACGGAGGCCGAGTTAAAAAACATATTTTTCAAATGGCCAAGAGGGTTGAAAGACGTCCTTATAATAGATGAAGATAAGCACGGCGAGCATCACTCGCATGAAAATCCATTAGACCACTGCCACACTTGTGGAGAAGCAGTAACCTTAGCCCAAGAATTGAGCAGAATAAGTGAAGGAAAGCTAGGGTTCATAGTGATGAGAAAGCATGAGGCAGCAGACCTTAAACCCCGGTATCTCCCTACATTCATCTATGATACGCCATCGAGGAACATAAGGTACTACGGACTTCCCAGCGGCCAGGAGTTTGCTCCATTCATATACGCTCATGAATATATTGCGACTAAGACTTTGAAGCTGCCCGAAGAAGTCCTCGAAGAGTTGGATTCCATAGAGACACCTCTCCACATCAAAGTCTTCGTAACCCCGGAATGCCCCTATTGCTCAATAGTAGTAGACTTCGTAAATCAGGCAGGTATCAGAAACCCTAATCTATTGGTTGAAACCATAGAAGCTATGGAGAACCCGCTTGAAGCGGACTATTATGGCGTTCAATATGTTCCATATGTAGCGATCACGAGGATCGAGGATTACAGCAAGTATGGAGCAAAACCTCTAGAAGTAATACCGGGTTATCTCCCACCAGAGGAAGCCGTGAAGATCATTTCAAGAGCTGCTAGAAAGGCTAGGAGGGTCTCCTGA